A window from Mogibacterium neglectum encodes these proteins:
- a CDS encoding metallophosphoesterase, producing the protein MNILVLSDTHGELGRALEMYKRISTSICKIDRIIHCGDFIKDAHELEAQTGTPVSCAPGNCDGCNKENFEIIDTPAGKIMITHGHMENVKFSLMNLKYLAMQYKCVAVCFGHTHVPVNEVSSSIRFINPGSLTNPRGGSKSSCALIISEDQKLAATIIEY; encoded by the coding sequence ATGAATATTTTAGTTTTAAGTGATACACACGGTGAGCTGGGCCGCGCACTGGAGATGTACAAACGTATATCGACTTCGATTTGCAAAATAGATCGCATTATTCACTGCGGTGACTTTATCAAGGATGCCCATGAACTGGAAGCTCAAACTGGCACCCCTGTTAGCTGTGCACCTGGCAACTGCGATGGCTGTAACAAAGAAAATTTTGAGATTATTGATACCCCTGCTGGCAAAATTATGATTACCCATGGCCATATGGAAAATGTAAAATTTTCTCTCATGAATCTAAAGTATCTCGCTATGCAGTATAAATGTGTAGCTGTATGCTTTGGTCATACGCATGTTCCTGTAAATGAAGTCTCTTCTAGTATAAGGTTTATCAATCCTGGCAGCCTCACCAACCCTAGAGGCGGAAGTAAGAGTTCTTGTGCGCTTATCATATCTGAAGATCAAAAACTAGCAGCAACTATAATAGAGTATTAA
- a CDS encoding aminoacyl-histidine dipeptidase, whose translation MSDVSKLAPREVFRYFKEISDVPRASAHTEKISAYLVNFAKEHNLEYYQDEAGNVIIWKEGTPGYENSDMVMIQGHMDIVAEKTEDSIHDFQNDPLELIVDGDILTANKTTLGADDGVAIAMGLALLDSTDIPHPPLEFIATVDEEIGMLGAYALDGSKIRSRKVINVDSEDEGVITVGCAGAVDIFASFPADKKIVKGVKYKYLVEGLLGGHSGLDIHQERANAGQIVARLFLDAREKAELNIVSINGGRATNVILGMVEGEVIVAKPDVKAFEESIVASTEEIKAEYRASDPGITISIEAVGEASEEAIDTVCQDNFFKFLIACPVGVEHYSVELKGLVETSHSIGIIQLEDGRLLTKSMSRSSVNSRNVLLARKIRILAEALGARVELGSSYGAWEFNNKSDLLDVCIAAYKEQYGEEPVVSAMHAGIECGIWAEKVGKVDAVSIGPDISDVHSVNEKISIPSTERTWNYLKLILSHCK comes from the coding sequence ATGAGCGATGTAAGTAAGCTAGCACCACGGGAAGTGTTTAGATATTTCAAAGAAATCAGTGACGTTCCTCGTGCATCAGCGCACACAGAGAAGATTAGCGCATATCTTGTTAATTTTGCTAAGGAACATAATCTAGAATATTATCAGGATGAAGCTGGTAATGTAATCATCTGGAAGGAAGGAACACCTGGATATGAGAACTCTGACATGGTTATGATTCAGGGACACATGGATATCGTTGCAGAGAAGACTGAGGACAGCATTCATGATTTCCAGAACGATCCACTAGAGCTGATTGTTGATGGTGATATACTAACGGCTAACAAGACTACGCTTGGAGCTGATGACGGCGTTGCAATTGCTATGGGACTTGCTCTTCTAGATTCGACAGATATCCCTCATCCGCCACTAGAATTCATCGCTACTGTTGATGAAGAGATTGGTATGCTTGGTGCATATGCTCTGGACGGATCGAAGATTAGATCCCGTAAGGTCATCAACGTGGATTCTGAGGATGAAGGCGTAATCACCGTTGGGTGTGCAGGTGCAGTAGATATCTTTGCAAGCTTCCCAGCAGATAAGAAGATTGTGAAGGGTGTAAAATACAAGTATCTCGTTGAGGGACTACTCGGTGGTCACTCTGGACTAGACATCCATCAGGAGCGCGCTAATGCTGGTCAGATTGTAGCAAGATTATTCCTCGATGCTAGAGAGAAGGCTGAGCTAAACATCGTATCTATCAATGGTGGAAGAGCTACTAACGTAATCCTCGGAATGGTAGAGGGTGAAGTGATTGTTGCTAAACCGGATGTTAAGGCTTTTGAAGAGAGCATTGTAGCTTCTACTGAGGAGATTAAGGCTGAGTACCGCGCTTCTGACCCAGGAATCACTATATCTATAGAGGCTGTAGGTGAAGCATCAGAAGAGGCAATCGACACTGTATGCCAGGACAACTTCTTCAAATTCTTAATTGCTTGTCCAGTAGGAGTAGAGCACTATAGCGTAGAACTAAAGGGGTTAGTTGAGACATCTCATTCAATCGGGATTATCCAGCTCGAAGATGGCAGATTACTCACTAAGTCTATGTCACGTTCAAGTGTAAACTCACGTAATGTATTATTAGCAAGGAAGATAAGAATACTTGCAGAGGCTCTGGGAGCGAGAGTTGAGCTAGGAAGTTCATACGGCGCATGGGAATTCAACAACAAGTCAGATCTTCTCGATGTATGCATAGCTGCATATAAGGAGCAGTATGGTGAGGAGCCAGTGGTAAGCGCGATGCACGCTGGTATTGAGTGTGGAATCTGGGCTGAGAAGGTAGGCAAGGTAGATGCAGTATCAATTGGACCAGACATCTCAGACGTACACTCAGTAAATGAGAAAATCTCAATTCCTTCGACAGAGAGAACATGGAATTACCTAAAGCTAATCCTATCTCACTGCAAGTAA
- a CDS encoding ABC transporter ATP-binding protein, with the protein MYLKIDNIKKSYGAGDSRVDVLKGINCGVNKGEICVLLGPSGSGKSTLLNILGGIDKADSGSVTIGDDKIEKFNDKQLSQYRRKHLGYIFQSYNLIPNLTVRENIEVGAYLSDRPLPIDELIELLGLEAHRNKKPNQLSGGQQQRTSIGRAIVKNPDLLLCDEPTGALDYNTSKEILKLVEDINNRYCSTIVIVTHNVAISQMAHQIINLHDGRIRSDEKNACRLAAELIEW; encoded by the coding sequence ATGTATCTTAAGATTGATAACATTAAGAAAAGCTATGGCGCGGGAGACAGCCGGGTCGATGTTCTAAAAGGGATAAATTGTGGAGTTAACAAAGGGGAAATATGTGTGCTTCTAGGGCCATCGGGATCTGGAAAGTCGACATTGCTCAACATACTTGGTGGTATCGATAAGGCAGATAGCGGATCCGTGACAATAGGGGATGATAAGATTGAAAAATTTAACGATAAACAGCTATCTCAATATAGGCGTAAACATCTCGGATATATATTCCAGTCGTATAACTTAATTCCTAACTTAACAGTGAGAGAAAATATTGAGGTAGGAGCATATCTCAGTGACAGACCCCTTCCAATAGATGAGTTAATCGAATTACTTGGACTTGAAGCACACAGGAACAAAAAACCGAACCAGCTCTCCGGTGGACAACAGCAGCGTACCTCCATAGGTAGAGCAATTGTCAAAAATCCAGATTTGTTACTTTGCGATGAACCGACTGGTGCACTTGATTACAATACATCTAAGGAAATACTTAAGCTTGTTGAAGATATTAATAATAGGTATTGTAGCACTATAGTGATAGTTACACACAATGTCGCAATCAGTCAGATGGCTCATCAGATTATAAATCTTCATGATGGCAGAATTAGGAGCGATGAGAAGAATGCTTGTAGACTAGCTGCAGAACTAATTGAATGGTAG
- a CDS encoding ABC transporter permease: protein MKNPIYKRVFRELWAEKAKYLVLFLFLVFSIGFTSGYLVADGSMIRTYNKSFNKYNVENGHFNVTMKPNSDFNKIIDNLEQQQGITVQEQFYKEQEISAGKHKGDTFRIYKNRKALNKVSVLSGRLPKHDGEIAIDRLYAENNKIKIGDEIYVNGYKFKVSGFSAFSDYSAMFRNNADMMFDAQNFSVVLVTDKAWDKLGDNGIVYSYAWRNNNQKLSEKVQKDKAVDVKNGLIEKHVMLSDIIARPDNNAIMFTGNDFGHDMAGMQIMLYIIMAVIAFIFAISARNGIEKESKTVGTLRATGYTRRELLSYYLMLPMIVSIVAAVIGNALGYSYLKGVVAKAYYHSYSLPMYTTHWNSEAFIKTTLVPIVIVLIVNIVVLTVALNTEPLQLLRGEVKSNASTRNPIRLPNWRFISRFRTRIILHNIGAYITLAIGILMASILMMFGTMLGPMLSHFKTDILKSQIATYQYVLKSPYDVKYRNAEKYTYSKLQNERNEEVSIFGIEENSRYFKGKLINFDTNTKVDGKSSNSVESGDAGAKYDNGRREIEVLASSGYMKKYRLSDGAKIKLHAKFGDEKYTFVLKRTYKYPSSLALFMPINTYNEIFGKPSGNYTGYFSDKRLSEINKNYIATIITKQDLTLTANQLESSMGDIFKMFSAFACTLYILFLYLLAKSAIEKSENSISLIKILGYSNREIGQLYNRATGTVAISSLVISVFLGERIIRELFYYMMLNYSGCLEYYIAPKVYIELLALGIAGYLLISKVLLRQIKKIPMAVALKQAE, encoded by the coding sequence ATGAAGAATCCAATATATAAGAGAGTTTTTAGGGAACTTTGGGCTGAAAAGGCCAAGTATTTAGTGTTGTTTCTTTTTCTTGTATTCTCTATAGGTTTCACTAGTGGATATCTCGTTGCCGATGGCAGTATGATTCGTACTTATAATAAGAGCTTTAATAAGTACAATGTTGAGAATGGTCACTTTAACGTTACGATGAAACCTAATTCAGACTTTAATAAGATAATTGATAATCTTGAGCAACAACAAGGCATTACTGTGCAGGAGCAATTTTATAAAGAACAGGAAATTTCAGCGGGTAAGCACAAGGGTGATACATTTCGTATTTATAAAAATAGGAAGGCACTAAATAAGGTCTCCGTTTTATCTGGTCGTTTACCTAAACACGATGGTGAAATCGCCATTGATCGTCTGTATGCTGAGAATAACAAGATTAAAATTGGCGATGAGATTTACGTAAATGGATATAAATTCAAGGTTTCAGGCTTTAGTGCATTTTCTGATTATAGCGCGATGTTTAGGAATAATGCGGATATGATGTTTGATGCACAAAACTTCTCGGTTGTACTTGTAACAGACAAGGCTTGGGATAAACTGGGAGATAATGGAATCGTATATTCTTATGCGTGGCGAAATAACAATCAGAAGCTATCTGAAAAAGTTCAAAAGGATAAAGCTGTAGATGTAAAAAATGGGCTTATAGAAAAACACGTGATGCTGAGTGATATAATCGCTAGACCTGATAATAATGCGATTATGTTTACTGGAAATGATTTTGGACATGATATGGCAGGTATGCAAATTATGCTTTATATAATCATGGCTGTCATTGCGTTTATCTTTGCCATCAGCGCTAGAAATGGTATTGAGAAGGAATCAAAAACGGTAGGGACTCTACGTGCTACTGGGTACACGCGGAGAGAACTTTTGTCATATTACTTGATGCTACCGATGATTGTTTCTATTGTGGCGGCAGTTATTGGAAATGCTCTTGGATATTCATACCTCAAAGGAGTTGTTGCAAAGGCATATTACCACAGTTATTCGCTTCCAATGTATACGACGCATTGGAATAGCGAGGCGTTTATCAAGACAACACTGGTTCCAATAGTAATAGTGCTAATCGTTAATATCGTTGTTTTGACAGTAGCACTCAACACGGAACCACTGCAACTTCTGCGTGGTGAAGTTAAGAGTAATGCGAGTACTAGGAATCCAATCAGATTACCAAATTGGAGATTCATATCGAGATTCAGAACCAGAATTATTCTTCATAACATTGGAGCATACATAACACTTGCGATAGGAATATTGATGGCGAGTATACTCATGATGTTCGGTACCATGCTAGGACCAATGTTGAGTCACTTCAAGACCGACATCCTGAAAAGCCAGATTGCTACATATCAGTATGTACTCAAATCCCCTTATGATGTTAAGTACAGGAATGCGGAAAAGTACACATATTCTAAACTCCAAAATGAGAGAAACGAGGAGGTGTCGATATTTGGGATCGAAGAGAACTCTAGGTACTTTAAAGGTAAACTTATTAATTTTGATACAAATACAAAGGTCGATGGCAAATCTAGCAATTCAGTTGAATCAGGGGATGCCGGAGCAAAATACGACAATGGGAGGAGAGAGATAGAAGTTCTCGCTTCAAGCGGCTATATGAAGAAGTATCGTTTAAGTGATGGAGCGAAGATTAAGCTGCACGCAAAGTTTGGAGATGAAAAATATACATTTGTATTGAAAAGAACTTACAAGTATCCTTCGTCACTAGCGCTCTTTATGCCTATTAATACATATAACGAAATATTTGGAAAACCCTCGGGGAATTATACGGGCTATTTCTCTGATAAGAGGCTGAGTGAGATTAATAAGAATTACATTGCAACGATTATTACGAAACAAGACTTGACACTTACTGCAAACCAGCTTGAGTCATCTATGGGAGATATCTTTAAGATGTTCAGTGCATTTGCCTGCACATTATATATACTGTTCCTATATTTGCTAGCAAAATCAGCAATCGAGAAGAGCGAAAATTCAATTTCTCTAATCAAGATATTAGGCTACTCGAACAGAGAAATAGGGCAACTTTACAATCGCGCGACTGGAACGGTGGCGATTTCGTCACTAGTAATTTCAGTATTTCTTGGTGAGCGAATCATAAGAGAACTGTTTTACTACATGATGCTCAATTATAGTGGATGCCTAGAATACTACATCGCACCAAAAGTATACATTGAACTTCTTGCTCTTGGTATAGCTGGATACTTATTAATATCAAAGGTGCTTCTTCGCCAGATTAAGAAGATTCCTATGGCTGTTGCGCTTAAGCAAGCTGAGTAA
- a CDS encoding manganese efflux pump MntP family protein → MDAFVISIANGMSRPYAKYRYVIKITLVYALFQFAMPMIGWIMVHEAAKAFVAFNKLVPWIALVLLAFLGVCTIIKGVKSGKIKAEVCSESDAMKTCYAEVCNRGDFSEISGNNPAKLTGMTLFMQGIATSIDALSTGFTISDYDIEAAFVCSTIIAVVTWIMCFIGMHIGAKVGELFSAHAMIAGGVILVIIGIEVFTKDVLL, encoded by the coding sequence ATGGATGCATTTGTCATATCCATCGCTAACGGCATGAGTAGACCATATGCTAAGTACAGATATGTAATTAAAATTACATTGGTATATGCATTATTCCAGTTTGCAATGCCAATGATTGGATGGATTATGGTGCACGAAGCTGCAAAGGCATTTGTAGCTTTTAATAAACTCGTTCCCTGGATCGCTTTAGTATTGTTAGCTTTTCTTGGCGTATGCACGATAATCAAAGGAGTGAAAAGTGGTAAAATAAAGGCGGAAGTCTGTAGTGAGAGCGATGCGATGAAGACCTGTTATGCAGAAGTCTGTAATAGAGGTGATTTTTCAGAAATAAGTGGAAATAATCCAGCAAAACTTACAGGTATGACTCTTTTTATGCAGGGCATTGCTACATCTATTGATGCTTTATCTACAGGATTCACTATTTCAGACTATGACATAGAAGCAGCTTTCGTCTGTTCGACCATCATTGCAGTAGTCACGTGGATCATGTGCTTTATCGGAATGCATATAGGTGCAAAGGTCGGTGAATTATTTTCTGCTCATGCCATGATCGCTGGTGGTGTAATTCTTGTAATTATTGGCATAGAAGTGTTTACAAAAGACGTACTACTGTAA
- a CDS encoding alpha/beta hydrolase, translated as MITRGVTIREGSLAIHGRWYMDGREEKQPTIIICHEFGTNMRFTSRYAQMLCKQGYAVFIFDFCGSESGTSRGRKSTEMSVTTEVIDLLVVLDYVQDRSFVNKNAVFLMGCSQGGLVASLAAEKRKNEVKKLVLYYPALSIPDDARKGSMLGAEFNGEEIPDSFKVMNDMFRVGKRYVADAIVLSEWREMMRYKNPVLIVHGTDDELVDIDYARKAAKIFPNAKLVEIQGGKHLFPSLEERKIAVAETIRFLWE; from the coding sequence GTGATTACACGCGGCGTTACGATTAGAGAGGGATCGCTTGCAATACACGGAAGATGGTATATGGATGGGCGCGAGGAGAAGCAGCCAACCATTATTATTTGCCATGAGTTTGGAACAAACATGAGGTTTACAAGCAGGTATGCCCAGATGCTGTGCAAGCAAGGGTATGCCGTATTTATATTTGATTTCTGCGGTTCTGAAAGTGGGACTAGCAGAGGTAGGAAGTCAACGGAAATGAGTGTAACAACAGAGGTGATTGACCTCCTTGTGGTACTGGATTATGTGCAAGACCGTTCATTTGTAAATAAGAATGCTGTATTTCTCATGGGCTGCTCGCAAGGCGGACTCGTTGCTTCGCTTGCTGCTGAAAAGCGAAAGAATGAAGTTAAGAAGCTCGTGCTTTATTACCCAGCATTGTCTATTCCTGACGATGCACGCAAAGGCTCCATGCTAGGGGCGGAATTTAACGGGGAGGAAATTCCCGATAGCTTTAAAGTTATGAACGATATGTTTAGGGTTGGCAAAAGGTACGTTGCCGATGCTATCGTGCTCAGCGAGTGGCGCGAGATGATGCGGTATAAGAATCCTGTTCTGATTGTACATGGCACGGATGATGAACTGGTGGATATCGATTATGCACGTAAGGCTGCAAAAATATTTCCAAATGCCAAACTCGTAGAAATCCAAGGCGGAAAACATCTATTCCCGTCTCTAGAGGAAAGAAAAATTGCTGTTGCCGAGACGATAAGATTTCTTTGGGAGTAG
- the tsf gene encoding translation elongation factor Ts: MAVTAALVKELRELTGSGMMDCKKALVETDGDIDKAVDWLREKGIMKAQKKSGRIAAEGLVRIAFGEGNKVAAIAEVNSETDFVSKNEEFVEFVEAIAAEALVKGNLDMDVFLEEPFQGSTVKEVLTAKVAKIGENLNIRRYTRVEEDGVVYTGYIHGGGRIGVVIGIKTDATPAEVEACGRDVAMQVASMNPKFVDEDGVDPDYIENEKKILTEQVLNEGKKPEMVEKIVAGKIKKELKEVCLVDQPFVKDSDLSVGQYVEKCAKEIGKDMKVVSMVRFEVGEGIEKKEDDFAAEVAAAVQG; the protein is encoded by the coding sequence ATGGCTGTAACAGCTGCACTAGTCAAGGAGCTTCGTGAACTTACAGGTTCCGGAATGATGGATTGCAAGAAAGCGCTAGTTGAGACAGATGGGGACATCGATAAGGCAGTAGACTGGCTTCGCGAGAAGGGAATCATGAAGGCACAGAAGAAGTCTGGCAGAATCGCTGCTGAAGGACTTGTAAGAATTGCTTTTGGTGAAGGCAACAAAGTTGCTGCAATCGCTGAGGTTAACTCTGAGACTGACTTCGTATCAAAGAACGAAGAGTTCGTTGAATTTGTTGAAGCAATTGCTGCTGAGGCACTTGTAAAGGGTAATCTAGATATGGATGTTTTCTTAGAAGAACCATTCCAGGGATCCACTGTTAAGGAAGTTCTGACAGCAAAGGTTGCTAAGATTGGAGAGAACCTTAACATCAGAAGATATACTAGAGTTGAGGAAGATGGCGTTGTTTACACTGGCTACATCCACGGCGGTGGCAGAATCGGTGTTGTTATCGGAATCAAAACTGATGCTACTCCTGCAGAGGTTGAAGCTTGCGGCAGAGACGTTGCTATGCAGGTTGCTTCTATGAACCCTAAGTTTGTAGATGAAGATGGTGTGGATCCTGATTACATCGAGAACGAAAAGAAGATTCTCACTGAGCAGGTTCTCAACGAGGGCAAGAAGCCTGAGATGGTTGAGAAGATTGTAGCTGGCAAGATTAAGAAAGAACTCAAAGAAGTTTGCCTTGTTGACCAGCCTTTCGTTAAGGACAGTGATCTAAGCGTAGGACAGTATGTAGAGAAGTGCGCTAAGGAAATCGGTAAGGATATGAAGGTTGTATCCATGGTAAGATTCGAAGTTGGCGAAGGAATCGAGAAGAAGGAAGACGACTTCGCAGCTGAGGTTGCTGCAGCAGTTCAGGGGTAA
- a CDS encoding Na/Pi cotransporter family protein, whose product MEIFFKIVSLLGGLAMFLYGMRIMGDGLKSTSGGAMKAALARVTDKPFKGFLLGLIVTCMIQSSTAAIVLTVGLVGAGFLTFRQSIGIVLGANVGTTITAQIIRLMDVKAGSTSFLSFFKSDNLAPMALVIGIILIMFVSSRAANTVGTILMGFGTLFVGLMNMSAAVSHMGDSLSKLLVSFEGNPVLGFFSGVFVTGIIQSSSAVVGILQSIASTIGIKFCGVFAVIIGIDIGDCLTTYLVCRIGAKPEQIRTALVHILYNFTASILLFIAVGVLRGTGVIDDHIWYMTLRAGGVANVHGLFKLVPALLLLPCAGIIAKVAERLVPNQPEDPEDTMIKESIKQLDLRLINNPRIALGETHSMTSNMFEVALHNYTACIQQMYEYDPKRNERMNQREDMIDKMTDVADKYVVEISPHITLDYDDRFQSFLMKGLVSIERIGDLAINIMDAIKNMREDDVEFSRAAMAELRVLLTAVNDILELTADAYKESSYEKAQRIEPLEEAIDELVDEVRRRHMWRMKHNLCDVVKGISFQNILQNLERISDQCSDLGVNILGIEDDNIYGNEHQYLRDIHHSDNDLYNQLFAKFKAKYMGVLDSMSADSTEHDDSDVERQLQIDVVN is encoded by the coding sequence TTGGAGATTTTCTTTAAAATCGTGAGTCTGCTCGGCGGACTAGCAATGTTCCTATACGGAATGCGCATCATGGGTGACGGTCTTAAGTCGACATCTGGAGGCGCGATGAAGGCGGCTCTTGCAAGAGTTACGGACAAGCCGTTTAAAGGGTTTTTACTCGGGCTTATCGTAACGTGTATGATTCAGAGCTCGACAGCGGCTATCGTGCTCACTGTGGGCCTTGTCGGGGCGGGATTCTTGACGTTTAGGCAGTCGATTGGAATCGTACTAGGTGCCAATGTAGGGACTACGATTACAGCACAGATTATTAGATTGATGGACGTAAAAGCTGGGTCAACTAGCTTTTTGTCTTTCTTTAAATCCGATAACTTAGCTCCTATGGCACTTGTTATCGGTATAATTCTAATCATGTTTGTAAGCTCGAGAGCAGCGAACACCGTGGGGACCATCCTAATGGGATTCGGAACACTGTTCGTAGGGCTGATGAATATGAGCGCAGCGGTTTCCCATATGGGTGATTCACTCAGCAAACTGCTAGTTTCTTTTGAAGGGAACCCAGTACTTGGGTTTTTCTCTGGTGTATTCGTTACAGGAATCATTCAGAGTTCATCGGCTGTAGTCGGAATACTTCAGTCGATTGCAAGTACTATAGGAATTAAATTCTGCGGAGTTTTTGCAGTAATCATCGGTATAGACATCGGTGACTGCTTGACGACATATCTTGTTTGTCGAATAGGTGCAAAGCCAGAGCAGATAAGGACTGCACTGGTTCATATATTGTATAATTTTACGGCATCTATACTTCTATTTATAGCGGTAGGCGTGCTTAGAGGCACAGGTGTTATCGATGATCATATTTGGTATATGACGTTACGAGCAGGTGGAGTTGCTAATGTTCATGGTCTGTTTAAACTGGTACCAGCACTCCTGTTACTTCCTTGTGCTGGAATTATTGCAAAGGTTGCAGAAAGGCTCGTACCAAATCAGCCAGAGGATCCAGAGGATACGATGATTAAGGAGAGCATAAAGCAGCTTGACCTAAGGCTCATAAACAATCCTCGTATTGCCCTCGGAGAGACACATTCAATGACTAGCAATATGTTTGAGGTTGCGCTCCATAATTATACAGCTTGTATACAGCAAATGTACGAGTATGATCCAAAGCGCAACGAACGTATGAATCAGCGAGAAGATATGATCGATAAGATGACAGACGTGGCTGACAAGTATGTAGTCGAAATTTCACCGCATATCACATTGGATTACGATGATAGATTCCAGAGTTTCCTGATGAAAGGACTAGTGAGCATTGAGAGAATTGGTGATTTGGCAATTAACATCATGGACGCTATTAAGAATATGAGGGAAGATGACGTTGAATTCTCAAGAGCTGCGATGGCTGAACTAAGGGTACTTCTGACGGCTGTAAACGATATACTTGAACTGACGGCTGATGCGTACAAAGAAAGCAGCTACGAAAAGGCTCAGAGGATTGAGCCTCTTGAGGAAGCTATCGACGAGCTTGTTGATGAAGTTCGACGTAGACATATGTGGAGAATGAAACACAATCTGTGTGATGTAGTTAAGGGCATAAGTTTCCAGAATATCTTACAAAACCTAGAGCGTATCTCCGATCAGTGCTCCGACCTTGGGGTTAATATACTTGGTATCGAAGATGATAATATCTATGGAAATGAGCACCAGTACTTGCGTGACATTCATCACTCTGACAATGATCTATATAATCAACTATTTGCAAAATTTAAGGCTAAGTACATGGGCGTGCTCGATTCGATGTCAGCTGACTCAACAGAGCATGATGATTCAGATGTAGAGAGGCAGCTTCAAATCGACGTTGTAAATTAA
- a CDS encoding phosphoribosylaminoimidazolesuccinocarboxamide synthase gives MQEFKPFKAGKVREIYDNGDNLIMVATDRISAFDHILKNNIVDKGAILTQISKFWFDLSSDLVPNHLISIDNDDMPEFFRSERFARRCTMCRKLDMLPLECIVRGYITGSGWMSYQKTGEICGIKLPEGLRESEKLPEAIYTPSTKAEIGDHDENISYEKSVAILEKAYPGRGEELAQKVKELTLAVYKKCADYALERGIIIADTKFEFGLDEDGNVVLADEILTPDSSRFWPVEGYEVGKSQSSYDKQFVRDWLKANPNSDYKLPDEVIAKTIEKYKEAYKLLIGKDF, from the coding sequence ATGCAAGAGTTTAAACCTTTTAAGGCTGGTAAGGTAAGAGAGATTTATGATAATGGTGACAATCTAATCATGGTTGCTACAGATAGAATTTCAGCATTTGATCACATTCTTAAAAATAACATCGTTGACAAAGGTGCAATTCTCACACAGATTTCGAAGTTTTGGTTTGATTTATCGAGTGACCTTGTGCCAAATCATTTGATTTCAATTGATAACGATGATATGCCAGAGTTTTTCAGGAGTGAGAGATTTGCTCGTCGCTGCACTATGTGCCGTAAACTAGATATGCTACCTTTAGAGTGCATCGTTAGAGGATACATCACAGGTAGTGGATGGATGAGCTATCAGAAGACTGGTGAGATTTGTGGAATAAAGCTACCAGAAGGCCTTAGAGAGTCTGAAAAGCTTCCTGAAGCTATATATACACCAAGTACAAAGGCAGAAATTGGTGATCATGATGAGAATATCTCATACGAAAAGAGCGTTGCAATTTTAGAGAAAGCATATCCTGGAAGAGGTGAAGAACTAGCTCAGAAGGTAAAGGAACTAACGCTTGCCGTATACAAGAAGTGTGCAGATTATGCGCTTGAAAGAGGTATTATAATCGCTGATACAAAGTTTGAATTTGGACTCGACGAAGATGGTAATGTTGTACTTGCTGATGAGATTTTGACACCTGATAGTTCTAGATTTTGGCCGGTAGAAGGATATGAAGTAGGGAAGTCACAGTCATCTTACGATAAACAGTTTGTAAGGGATTGGCTAAAGGCAAATCCAAATAGTGACTACAAGCTTCCTGATGAAGTAATTGCGAAGACAATCGAGAAGTATAAGGAAGCATATAAGCTTTTGATAGGTAAGGACTTCTAG